The sequence GCTATTTAAGAACCAATATTTGGAGATAATCACTGGTTGTATGGGGCACTGACTCTGGAGGGCAATGTGGAAGGAACCTTTCTTAAAAGGCAACAAGGTTTCATTGGAATTACGTGTACCTTCGGGGAAGAGTAATAATTTACAACCCCTTTCGTTTATGGCTTTTGATTCTTTCTGCAGAGCATTTATGGAGTCTGATTTACGAGATCGGTTAATGAATAATGTACCCCAAAGCCAGGAACCAAAACCGAAAAAGGGTAGATATAAAACTTCTCTCTTAGAAACAACTGTAGCACGACCAATTACCGGCCACAGATAAGCCAAAACtgtaaatataatgaaaaataaaaacaatataataaacaattattcaaatacttatgtatactaaagacagttgtctttatactaaagacataagttttgtctttatactaaagacataagttttgtctttatactaaagacagttttgtctttatactaaagacagttttgtctttatactaaagacagttttgtctttatactaaagacagtcttgtctttatactaaagacaattttgtctttatactaaagacagttttgtctttatactaaagacagatttgtctttatactaaagacagttttgtctttatactaaagacagttttgtctttatactaaagacagttttgtctttatactaaagacagttttgtctttatactaaagacagttttgtctttatactaaagacagttttgtctttatactaaatacagttttgtctttatactaaagacagttttgtctttatactaaagccaagttgtttttatactaaagccaagttgtttttatactaaagccaagttgtctttatactaaagccaaGTTGTCTTTATTCTAAAGCCAAGTTGTTTTTATACTATTAGCcaagttgtctttatactaaaggcacttgtctttatactaaagccaagttgtctttatactaaagccaagttgtctttatactaaagccaagttgtctttatactaaagccaagttgtctttatactaaagccaagttgtctttatactaaatataGGTGCCTTTATACTAAAGAGACTTGTCTTTCTAAAACAACTATATTTGTTcaatataataaacaattcatttatatttttttgttttctattcttACCTAAAAGATCTAAAGCACTTTGATGATTTAGTAAAACTACACTACCAGAATTTTTGCGTATATTTTCTAGCCCCCTGACTTCCATTGTTACGCCTAAGCCTTTACAAAGCTGTCGACAAGCCCAGGCGGGAGCACtagttatttaaaaagaaatgatataaattaataaatcaatatAAGTTATTGTTTCAGTTTGTTAAACTTACAATCCATTTTTATAATCTCTTGGTCTAAATATCATAAATGGTATACAAATAAGTACAATGGCTCCTGAACCAATTAAAAATATGGCCATTTTCAGCTGATATGGTGCCTTATTGGAAAAACTCATAAGGAGCGCCACTAAACAGGCGAGCCCTATCATTTCACAAAAACAGGCCATTTTTGTTGGACAAATCTgcaagaaaaattaaagaagGTAAGAAGTAAATTcagtattatttataattttataaagttttaagtatttttgatTCAGAGTGAGTTCAATATTAatagatatttgaaattttgcatttgcaatgttGCAAGACATTTCGAACTTAATACAGAACTCCGTTATTAATTTTCCAAAATCAGATAACTTTTATGTTCAATACCAAATTacgttaaatatatatttagttattaattaaacaactaTAATATTAGGGATTTGTTATTGGACtttctacataaatattttttgctataTAGATATTTTTGTAGATAAGCAACCTAATGGAACTTACCTACCTATATAAACTCATAATTCTTTCATGTCTAGCAACCAAATGTATTTAgttgtcttgttttttttttaatttaaagtacatATTTGATATCATGTTAtggtataataaatacaaagttATAACTTCCTAAGTAGTCCCTCTTCATAGAAATGCAAATAATACAATTATACGTTTATATATCTAATGGCTTGATAACATTTCCCTTAAGTCCATTTAAATTGAAACACACACTTACCCAAACACTCGTAAAATAATACTCAGCGTAATTGAATTAAATGCAGtttgaaattataataatttgaaaaaataataaaggagGGAATTTGTTTTGGGGGATAAGTGACATAATTGACATTGTTCAATGAAAAATGCGAAGGTTACTACTAATGTTTTGAGAAAAgtacaattaaaaattgtaactgATAAAGTTATCATCGAAAATAACGTTTTGTTCGGTTCTAAATCGAGCTACTCTAATCTTCTATATACAtcttcttctatatatataaaaatgaaatggtccatatatgtaatgtcatcacgtgagaacgactggagcgatttggctgattttttttattcaattcgaaatttttaggagatggtttgtaatgaaaaaaattccaggtaaaactcggatttttttttcgagtccagtcaactgtaataaaaaagctccctaaagtatgcagtacaaatttagatattttatttgcaaataaataagaacaggcaggtttaTGTGAGTTGGCGGTCATCTAGTTTTTTAGTATAATCATATCCACTCGGCAATCCTATGGAAACCAAACCAGAAAACATTTATATCACTTGCTAATATCCTGTATAGAAGCAATTAAAGGAGAGCTGCGGAAATCCAaatgcatatacatacatatgttcatAAGCTTAATATCATTCTTGTTGAAAACCTTGGAGCGAATATAATGTTATCAACATGCCTAAGTTAAGATTAGATCCACTAAGATAGCTCTATgggaaattttgaatatatatcCTAGCTATATACATTGAGTGGCGTTATACGACCAATTCTTATGTGTACCTCGATAGTATGGTGGACATCCTGAAGAAAGTTAATATAAAACTTCTTAAAACAACTAATAGTGCTGTATTCCAGCTAGAATAGTCCGTTTTAATTAGGAAACTTGAACTTAAATTGTTACTGTTTTGTCTTAAAGTCTAATTATTTGCCTTTACCTCAAAATTTTAGACGATAGATTTGCTTTATCTTCTAGTTTCGGACACTTTTCATATTACCAAGGTTAGTGTTCAAATAAATTCGattattcaaatatatttgtaagtcGGAGTCAGTCAATTCAGGGAAACTTGCGGCTAATGTGTTCTTTGTGATACAAAGGAGGAACTTAATTGTCTACTATAAATTCTAGTGAAGATCAAATTATCACTTTAGGTTTTCCTAAGTAATCTACTTTATCAGAAAGTTTATTCACCAGAAGATATTTGTTTTCTGGAGTGTAGtctattttaaattgttgtctTCATTTCACTTTAGGGACAAGTAACtacatatatataattaaaacaagtaagagagctatattcggctgtgccgaatcttatatacccttcactaaattatgcttcaaattacaaattttaaatatttttaggtaaaaaaaatttatttttttttccaaagttgtttttttaattttttgccaaaaaaaattttcgaattgttatttaaatttttttatacaagtggtgaatgagggtatatataagtttgtcattccgtgtg comes from Calliphora vicina chromosome 2, idCalVici1.1, whole genome shotgun sequence and encodes:
- the Agpat2 gene encoding 1-acyl-sn-glycerol-3-phosphate acyltransferase alpha, which codes for MACFCEMIGLACLVALLMSFSNKAPYQLKMAIFLIGSGAIVLICIPFMIFRPRDYKNGFAPAWACRQLCKGLGVTMEVRGLENIRKNSGSVVLLNHQSALDLLVLAYLWPVIGRATVVSKREVLYLPFFGFGSWLWGTLFINRSRKSDSINALQKESKAINERGCKLLLFPEGTRNSNETLLPFKKGSFHIALQSQCPIQPVIISKYWFLNSEEKTFRSGHAIINILPEIPTAGSTKDDMDAIIDKTRNIMQSEYTKLSQEAKAINSKKQN